One Erpetoichthys calabaricus chromosome 8, fErpCal1.3, whole genome shotgun sequence DNA segment encodes these proteins:
- the dynll2a gene encoding dynein, light chain, LC8-type 2a, whose protein sequence is MSDRKAVIKNADMSEDMQQDAVDCATQAMEKYNIEKDIAAYIKKEFDKKYNPTWHCIVGRNFGSYVTHETKHFIYFYLGQVAILLFKSG, encoded by the exons ATGTCTGATAGAAAAGCTGTGATCAAGAATGCAGACATGTCTGAGGACATGCAGCAGGATGCAGTGGATTGTGCCACCCAGGCCATGGAGAAGTACAACATTGAAAAGGACATTGCAGCCTATATTAAAAAG GAGTTTGACAAGAAGTATAATCCGACATGGCACTGTATCGTGGGAAGAAACTTTGGGAGTTACGTCACACATGAGACcaaacactttatttatttttacttggggCAGGTGGCCATTCTTCTCTTCAAATCTGGTTGA